Below is a genomic region from Argiope bruennichi chromosome 11, qqArgBrue1.1, whole genome shotgun sequence.
TTTAGTTtccatttagtatttttttttagcGGTAACAATACTGAAATTtactcagaaaattaaaaatgatgaatgttGTTAGTCAAACTCGAATTTTTCTTGCTATCACCTTCTTTCAAGattcttgtaatttaaatatttaaataatttttcattcatgcattttaaatataagactaatttatttattttgactttgcattttttaaaaggtgAGCATAAATATCTGGGGTttgctgttaaatattttaaaccttatttattttgtgaatgctacatttgtttatttttctgtaactgatagaattgaaaagtatttattgacTGTTTCATTTTTACTCCTGAGAATAAATTACAGCAACCTTTGTTCTTGTAAGATATGAATGCATATTGTTTTATGTGGCTTCTAACTAATGAATGACATTTCACTTCTGTACtggcaattaattttatttacttttatatgtgcatggtttttcttttcattaactgtgtttatgtttttttccttaattaatagtgtatgagaattttatatataaacttaaaaataaagcaaaatttgattaatttaaaatccaaattttgtaGTGATGTCatgaatttgtatgaaataaaattattaagtattgtgttattttaatttagaatgaatatattaaataaccagacaatataaaattattataaaatccttTCCAATAACAATAGAAGGCAATATCTGTTTTGTTGAGCtgtataacattttttactaTGAAGTAAATTATAGAATCAATTATGATTTGccatttgttataaattttaatataaagtaattatcaacagaaattctgtattttaaCATGGTAAATAGAGTGATATTATCTGCAAATTGCATAATCCAAAATATGCTGCAAGGTGTACTATTAGAACTATCATATTTGGcacataattactttttaaatactaaaccctcattaaataaggatttttcaaaattttaattagatttattaaataaaaaatttaatgtttttcctcaataacttcaaagttatattattgcacaaaaaccatttctgcatcacttaaaacaatttctactattaataataaatataataagctCTTCAAAATGCCAATTCcatttctatagtttttttttttgcatatttaataaaataaatttataatatctatttaaataaatttttaaagaatatttttaaaagtattttgtgcTGTATTGTTAAAAGTattgtgtatttattatttttgttattggatgggcattgtaataatattaaacagatgcttttaaagcattttatagcTGCTTTTAAGAAAGCTATAATGAAGAAGAAATATGGAAAgtaaagatagataaataaaacctggagtattaaaatattgtgatGTTTCAAACTACAGGTTtgaatcttcttaaaaaaaaaaaaaaaagttttttttatgtcagttttcactctttttttttttttttttttttttttttgtaaagcttGATGATTGTGTTCATTCTGCTacttttttcatatctttattttttttatttctacaaatgtttttttttttttttttaaattttgaaaaggaaattattaagaatatgaataatagactttttaaatatatctgaatgcatatttttacagaTGTACACAGCTCTTGTTCAACTCCAAACTCTCAATCTCCTAAAACAAGTCTTCGAAATCTGAGCTCGCCATCATCATCTTTTCCATATTCACAAGAAAATCATCCTGATGTTATTTGGGATTATACTTCACCAAAATTGCCCAaaggttatatatttttatttcttgatggaTTAATTTAACATTCTTTAATTGCAGTAGAAAATaggaataaatttaagaattaattattaaatgaaaaggcATTTATGTAGTAGCTGCATGCTGTAGATGAACTTTAGGCTTAACTAAATGTGAGTTGACTACCATGACATATGTGGCAATTAGTCCTAGTTACAATAAGCATAGCATGCAAAGAAAGATGTTTGACATCCAATACCAATGACAGATATAAGATTTAAGAGATAAAATCTTATATCTCCCTCTTTCAGTTATAATTGGATCTATTTACCTGcaacaatatacttttttttacttataactcGCTtagaaatttttacatcaaaatgatcacttattatcaaatgaaacttattttatattctattaatgtTCTACATATGTCAACTATAACTATAAAGAATGTTCATTTAGGATTTAGCTTTTAgctgaacaataatttatttgatcactaacaagaaatttgtttgtgataaatatttgagtcatttaataaaatatataatataaagaatataaaggttttatatattcctttaatttgagactttttttaaaaaatttgtttttcatattttctagtattttgtaagtcattttaattttaagtggaTAGCAAATTTAACTCCTAAAAATTGTGACTTGATTTGTACTATCAATCATCTGTATTTTCAttgtaattagaataaattaatttatttttataattcttagtccaagttttacatttatctttaatttgggaaataaaatctgtattggaatatatatttcaggttcaaaaaagaaagaaataaagttgACTGTTCAAGAGTTGCTTGAAAACCTGAACCAATGCcaagtatttgtttttaatttatttaattaatatatagagAGTGAATATAAGCTAAGCAGCTAAACAAAAGAGAGAAATACTGTAATTTGAATACTGTATATTTTCTAATCCTAATTTCTTCTGAACTAAAATATTAACATAGTTTATTGTAGATTCATTCAAATGCTAgtggaataaataaattgtttagtaAATCTGACATATTGTTGCTAAAAAGGTATTGACAGTTttgacattgaagattttgttgATAATTTAGTTTTGCATTCTGCAAAGGTCTCTGTTCTTGTAGTTGGGTTTTAAATCCAAGTATTGTGGTGAAATCGTAAAGGATCTTTTCTGCTCTTCCAAAATATGTACTTATTTAATATGGAGGTTcattagaaacttttaaaattatttttttaatgatttttcctgATATGTAGTATAATCACTTTAAGTGCATTAAGTTGATAATGGTAATTGATTGGGCAatgttattttcatgatttatggTTTGCATGAGTTCTTCTGTCAGCCTCTCTTATTTTTAGATTAGGCCAAATTCACTCTGTTTATatatgtgattttaattttaattattattttattaatttgaaatgtgcttttttattcatatatttgaagGCAGGTCAACTTATTACTTGGTAAAACCtccaaatatattctttatatgtaatttaatagactgatgaatataaaaataaatataagttaaactTATTTAGGGCATTTctgtgaaatatataatttgaacatTGAGGCAAATAAGAGCAAATTGTAAGTTATACATTTGGAGAACAACTGCTTATGTAAAATATCACTAACAGAAACTCAATATTGTGTTGTTCCAAAATCAATTATGGCAAGCAATGTATGTGGCAGTTAAGGTATTCTCACTGTATGCTCCCTGAACTAGGGGAGAAAATTTTAATCCCTTTGAATTTATTATGAccagatttttataatatatcttctGTAGAAACAAAtaggtaataaaattaaaatgaaagagatTATGTGaacaaaatataatctttaaatataatttagtattgcaattacattaaaaaatatatgaataaaaattattaaaaatgtttctgtaaaagatataatttgaatatttcaaagcaaatgGGAGTTAACTGCAAAATCAAATGTTATGAATATGACtgttaaatggaaattttaaaaaacaaaagaagttCAGCTTAATAAAAGATGTAGaaaaagggctatttttttttaaaaaaaagtccagGAAAAACTGTGAAGTTTGGATAAGTATggattagtaattttaattataaaattgtcataaatttttgaaaataaatctcttTGATAGTTTAATCCATTTAAGTCTTGTTTAATCTGAAACAATGTACtgttaattgttttttctttaattttgtagtATGTAtttctgtgtattaaattttctctatatataagAATTCTATAAATAGTTATATAGATTAAAGGAGAGAAGTTCATTAGATTAGAGGTTGACTTAAATTCATTAGTTATATAATACCTTATGTTTTACTATTTTACATAATAggctaaattttatttcctgacaTATTCCTGCATAAGAATTCCctgaataattattcttattctcGGAATAAGAATATTGGAAGAAGAGTCTTCAAGTTCACTGTATAATTgcattgttatatatttaaatatattctgaagATAAATCATATTGcagaaatcaatattaaattttttttattgaaattgaaattttgaagtcATTTTAATAGACTTTGTATTTTAtcagacatttttcttttaatattaagtttcTCCTTCCAGGTGCCTGAATGTAGCTCAAATGTTCAGCCTGttcaatatataaaactattagaaAATTGGATGACTAAGCAGAAAGTTGATGGTGCTATTAAAAATACTGTGTaagttgtgtttaattatttagtATGGAATTAATATTGAcattgaactttttttctttgttgagtTAATgcttttttcccattaaaattattaaggtaAACATCATTTACCAAATAATTGTATACTTTAACCTTTAAGTgcactatttttaaacttaattttatgtatttcattcttGATTACCTTCtgagatttaaaagaattttacataagGCAGAAGgtactattttcatttattttcatatcagtcCACTTTTGTTGGTGCTTTTGAAATTTGtcattagtttttcttttatttgttactttttggTAGCAACCAAATGTTTGTCAGATGttcaaataaaatagtattgTTCATGAAATATCAGATTTTGCACCAAATTAGTGATTTGGAACTTTTATGTTAACACACATTTTAGTGACTGTTGTCTAAActgaagagttttattttttatattatttgtgtttCAAAATAACCATATAAAACAAAGTTTTGTATTTCAGCAATTGCAGCTTCTCCAGCCCCTACCCCtttgacacattttaaaaatctttgctcattaaaataataattgtctaTCCTTCTCATGAGATTGAATGTTGATTAGGATGCTTTATTGTATTAAGTTATTTTTGGAGCAGCATACATTTGTCAAATTTCTTTGATGCTTTGCTtaataaattatccttttttagttctcattttatttaaaattgtttaatttttagtgtTCATTTTGTTGTGActtgtttatttcaaatcttatttcatatttttgtcaaaatgatttttatatatatttttatacattttacagaaaaaataagaaGGGAGTGAAAAAGCGTCCTCGAcaagttattgaagaattaaaaaagtttattgaaacAATACCAAGTAAATAAgctatattaattttctattagtttccctgattaattttttaaaaaaatatttttatatatgatgtgtattttaattaaattgactGTTTtactatatacaataaatatgCTTTTACTATTTTTAGCCATTGTAGATTACATTCTCTTCTTTTGTTATGGTTATACATGGTTATATGCTTTACAAAGTTTCACAActtgttaaaatttcaacattttttttaaaaaacgaaattaagaAAGCAGTTAAAGAAATTACTgacaaatacaattttagaacaatggcttataaacaataatagtaaaatgttttgtaaataaaagaatgatattcaaaatttatttgaaattccctGATATAGTTAtggaattctatttaataattatatggcTTTCTTTAgtaagaaaacaataaaagaaatgattggcttaataaattatgttttatcacTTATTATAATGTGTTCTAAATGTTATACATTTGCATTTTATCTCTGAGTTGTAGCACTTTAATCTTTGAGAAAGCTCTAActaaatttatttgtgaatacAAAGAAACTCCTTCACAAAAATCAGTccctcaaaattaatatttaaccgCTTCATAAATTTGCATTGCAGTACTTGATTCAACTTTTGAAAACCcagtatagatttttttattgacaatttcattataaattactttttttataactttttcattgtttttttttttctttggctgcttattaaaattccatttgacATGTATCTCCTCAAAAGTTTAGCTTTCTTTTTCTCTCACTTTTCCCTTTgataaaatttcacaattctaGATATGAGTCCTAATAAAGTATTTTGATCTTAAACTACACATGTAGTAGCTCAAAGATGtcagtattaatattaattttgaatattgtgtATTATTTAGTGAAATAACGTTTTTGATGTACTTGAAATCGAAGTTCAGTCTCATCTTTAGAATacgtttataataatatatgcatttccagaaaatgtatatattttttagaatttataattttgtgatcattaacttctaattttatattaGCTGATATACATAGCATTGTACTGAATGAAAGCATTGTcatgctttttattaataaaaattgactaTTGGCACTAAAACCTTATATGTGATTTGCATTTGAGAGCAAATTTCAAAGTACTTACTTGTACCATAACAggtgaatataatataataaagaattcaaccATCAGGTGTCAAATCTATTTCAGACGACATGTGTGACATGAACaacatatgcaagaaaaaaatatatatataattaatatcagCATCCAACAGAATGTTAactcatatgtaaaaaaaaaaaaaaaaaaaaaaaagagttaaaagaatacttttatatacatatgaaatCCTGTAATcactaactttttaaaatttattttggagagTATTTATTATAACTTTGGAGAGAGGGAAGGCATCAGTACCTAATAGTTCAgcagataatatatttctatcaaataataaagtagattagTTAATTGTTAGTTTCCTTCTCTAAAATCTTCCTTATGTTCtattatatttttcagcaaaatgtaagaaaaattcatCCAGTATTTGGCTTTCTAGTATTAATAGTACtatttatgcatttcatatttaCTTGCTTTGATTAATCTGAAACATATAATTTGCATGTTTTGTTGGATTTTTATATGTTCgagatactttatttttttttaattaatagttattatgtataaattctatattttttatattatcaatattaatttaataatatttttttttaggattaaatAACCAAGCAAAAATTGACAACAATTCAGGGTAAGTATTCTTTAATCAAACAATATACACAGTTGCTTGAATGTAAGACAATATTACTTcatattctcattaaaaattctttaattctttattggttatatataaagtatatagtcTTTAAcattagatttatgaaatttagattaTCACTATTGaagcacaatttaaaaaaaattagttttaaatgtgtTTCAAAGCATAATTAAGCTTGGCTTAATAAAACATAAACCTTCTGTAactgaattttattgataaaatgtaatgcgcaatataaaataataagaatcacAATGTAGATGCTGttaagtcataattttttttgagggagatattaaataaattattttctttgtagcTAAATTTTTAGGGATggccatttattatttttttagtacttattatatattttgaaagaaaaacaactacaggcatatatgaaattgaaaacattaataGAATGATAAGATGAAAATAACGTTAATATCATAGTAGAAAaggaaagatataaatataattttgttatttgtttattattattattatgttttgattaaatttatttgtttaatattgtttttgaatcactttatttcaattttttaagtaattactacacatgaaattattttcatgaaaatttagtatttttttatattaacctGTGTATTTTCAGTTATTAGCTGAATTGTCatgtattcagtaaaaatttttaattcttcaatggTTTGAAGGTTATCATAATGAGTTTTTTCAATAACAGCTGGAATGTAGAAAGTTGttctttctacattaaattaattaccactattttgatgtatatttattttaatattgcttaaaaattaaaatgtcaagcttaaaaattgtttaaccattattaatttaatttgcaatttgctacatccataatttttttctggtgggggctaatctaaataatttcatttacacatatttgtaaatattttattggtaaatatctatttttcttttaaatttcaggcAGAATAATACTTCTGAGAATAAACAAGAATTAGATAATagtaataattcatcaaaattgaaCATTTCCTCAAAATCATTCCTTGCTGGTGATAGTACAGATAATGATTCAACAGATGAACTATGGGGAGATGCAGATAATAGTTTTATTGTTAAGGCAACACAAGAACTTGAAACTTTAAATACTGTGTCTACTGATAATCCTAGTTATGAAGATATTGTATCAACTATACCTGAAACTGCGCCTAATGATGTACAGGAACAAAAAAGACATTCCTGTGGTAATCGTTTAACTTTAGATGAATATAATGACTTTCTAGAACAGTTAACAAATGTTGATTGGGACTCAGATATGGAGGAATGGGATAATGGTTTTCTAATTGGTGAAGATGAACTTAGTCAGATTCCAGATGATATTTTATCAGGAAATGCTGAGTCAAGTAA
It encodes:
- the LOC129957622 gene encoding uncharacterized protein LOC129957622; amino-acid sequence: MHRAASGLDTCDISPIKTSNKHNITPQRTRRKTSRRDQGIDVHSSCSTPNSQSPKTSLRNLSSPSSSFPYSQENHPDVIWDYTSPKLPKGSKKKEIKLTVQELLENLNQCQVPECSSNVQPVQYIKLLENWMTKQKVDGAIKNTVKNKKGVKKRPRQVIEELKKFIETIPRLNNQAKIDNNSGQNNTSENKQELDNSNNSSKLNISSKSFLAGDSTDNDSTDELWGDADNSFIVKATQELETLNTVSTDNPSYEDIVSTIPETAPNDVQEQKRHSCGNRLTLDEYNDFLEQLTNVDWDSDMEEWDNGFLIGEDELSQIPDDILSGNAESSNRNTAASKNEASKIVSSVLCTNTSKSSTEESKSHSLDEVEVVVMQNNNTELYNSFEDESFEDESLLCQPDILSRIDEVENLMSQQPKCTPEEIKKKKDEAIKRRQKSKAKSRR